One part of the Tachyglossus aculeatus isolate mTacAcu1 chromosome 26, mTacAcu1.pri, whole genome shotgun sequence genome encodes these proteins:
- the OVOL3 gene encoding putative transcription factor ovo-like protein 3: MPKSFLVRSRRPRPRDWAHLADQHRGDAYVPGNPAPRPPPGFGRGLEEGPPGGDLPPHPLPVRAGAPGPPSPRREGEPGGPAGRGAERPRCPQAGRGAAGGLGCPLCPKAFPLQRMLTRHLKCHSPARRHVCRCCAKGFHDAFDLKRHMRTHTGIRPYRCATCAKAFTQRCSLESHLGKVHGQPPRYGYRERREKLHVCEDCGFTSGRPEDYARHRALRHGPAPAPHLLLYPPPGPYS, translated from the exons atGCCCAAGTCCTTCCTGGTGAGGAGTCGCCGGCCGAGGCCCCGAGACTGGGCCCACCTGGCCGACCAACACCGTGGAGACGCCTACGTGCCAGGTAACCCTGCCCCTCGCCCTCCGCCggg CTTCGGACGAGGGCTGGAGGAGGGACCCCCGGGCGGGGACCTACCGCCTCACCCGCTGCCGGTAAGggccggggccccggggcccccgAGCCCCCGGCGGGAGGGGGAGCCCGGGGGGCCGGCCGGCCGCGGGGCCGAGCGTCCCCGGTGCCcgcaggccgggcggggggccgcggggggccTGGGCTGCCCGCTCTGCCCCAAAGCCTTCCCGCTGCAGCGCATGCTGACCCGCCACCTCAAGTGCCACAGCCCCGCCCGCCGCCACGTGTGCCGCTGCTGCGCCAAGGGCTTCCACGACGCCTTCGACCTCAAGCGCCACATGCGGACGCACACCG GGATCCGGCCGTACCGCTGTGCCACCTGCGCCAAGGCCTTCACCCAGCGCTGCTCGCTTGAGTCCCACCTGGGCAAGGTGCACGGGCAGCCGCCGCGCTACGGCTACCGCGAGCGGCGCGAGAAGCTGCACGTGTGCGAGGACTGCGGCTTCACGAGCGGGCGGCCCGAAGACTACGCCCGCCACCGCGCCCTGCGCCACGGCCCCGCGCCCGCCCCCCACCTGCTCCTCTACCCGCCGCCGGGCCCCTACTCCTGA
- the POLR2I gene encoding DNA-directed RNA polymerase II subunit RPB9 isoform X1 has protein sequence MEPDGTYEPGFVGIRFCQECNNMLYPKEDKENRILLYACRNCDYQQEADNSCIYVNKITHEVDELTQIIADVSQDPTLPRTEDHPCQKCGHKEAVFFQSHSARAEDAMRLYYVCTAPHCGHRWTE, from the exons ATGGAGCCCGACGGGACGTACGAGCCGGGCTTCGTGGGCATCCGCTTCTGCCAGGAGtg CAACAACATGCTGTACCctaaggaggacaaggagaaccGCATCCTGCTCTACGCG TGCCGGAACTGTGACTACCAGCAAGAGGCCGACAACAGCTGCATCTACGTCAACAAGATCACCCACGAAGTGGA TGAGCTGACTCAAATCATCGCGGATGTCTCCCAGGATCCCACGCTGCCACGGACCGAGGACCATCCTTGCCAGAA GTGCGGCCACAAGGAGGCGGTGTtcttccagtcccacagcgccAGAGCCGAG gaTGCCATGCGGCTCTACTACGTCTGCACCGCTCCCCACTGCGGCCACCGCTGGACCGAGTGA
- the POLR2I gene encoding DNA-directed RNA polymerase II subunit RPB9 isoform X2 — translation MRGGAPQEPCTSACAEGNNMLYPKEDKENRILLYACRNCDYQQEADNSCIYVNKITHEVDELTQIIADVSQDPTLPRTEDHPCQKCGHKEAVFFQSHSARAEDAMRLYYVCTAPHCGHRWTE, via the exons ATGCGCGGAGGGGCGCCGCAGGAGCCATGCACCAGCGCATGCGCAGAggg CAACAACATGCTGTACCctaaggaggacaaggagaaccGCATCCTGCTCTACGCG TGCCGGAACTGTGACTACCAGCAAGAGGCCGACAACAGCTGCATCTACGTCAACAAGATCACCCACGAAGTGGA TGAGCTGACTCAAATCATCGCGGATGTCTCCCAGGATCCCACGCTGCCACGGACCGAGGACCATCCTTGCCAGAA GTGCGGCCACAAGGAGGCGGTGTtcttccagtcccacagcgccAGAGCCGAG gaTGCCATGCGGCTCTACTACGTCTGCACCGCTCCCCACTGCGGCCACCGCTGGACCGAGTGA